TCGCCTGCGAGATCCTCCGTAAATTATCGAGGTCGCTCAGCTCGCCCATCCCCTCTGCGATCTTGCTCAAAGTGTTAAGCATCTGGGCGGTGCCGATCCTGCACGGCGAGCATTTTCCGCACGACTCCTCAAAGCAGAACCTCTGGTAGAACCTCGCGATATCTACCATGCAGTCGTCCTCGTCCATGACTATCATGCCGCCCGAGCCCATTATCGAGCCGAGCTTCTGGAGGTTTTCGTAATCTACCGGCGTATTGAGGAAATCCTTTGGTATGACGCCGCCGGACGGGCCGCCTGTCTGTATCGCCTTGATCGCCTTGTTATTGAATATGCCGCCGCCAACATCAAAGACTATCTCCCGGATAGTGGTGCCCATCGGGACCTCGACGAGCCCGGAATTCTTTATCTTGCCTGTGAGCGCGAAAACTTTTGTGCCTTTCGACGTCGCCGTGCCGACGCGCGCGAAGACATCGCCGCCTTTTAATATGATATAAGGGACGTTGGCGAGGGTCTCGACGTTATTTATTACCGTCGGCTTCTCCCAGAGGCCCTTTACCGAAGGATAAGGAGGGCGCGGATGCGGCGTTCCTCTCCTACCCTCGATAGACGCTATGAGCGCCGTCTCCTCGCCGCAGACGAAAGCGCCCGCGCCGAGCCTTATCTCGAGGCCGAAATTAAAATTGCTTCCCAATATATTTTTGCCCAGCAGCCCGCGCTCGTAACAGCGGTCGATGGCGTTCTGGACCCTGTCGACGGCGAGCGGGTATTCGGCCCTTATGTAAAAATATCCCATTGTGGCCCCGACGGAAAAACCGGCTATCATCATCCCCTCGACGACCGAGTACGGGTCGCCCTCGAGCACGCTCCTGTCCATGTAAGCGCCCGGGTCGCCCTCGTCGCCGTTGCAGATGACGTATTTCTGGTCTGAGACCATCTGTTTCGCGAAATTCCACTTCATCCAGGTCGGGTATCCGGCGCCGCCCCTTCCGCG
The nucleotide sequence above comes from Candidatus Omnitrophota bacterium. Encoded proteins:
- a CDS encoding NADH-ubiquinone oxidoreductase-F iron-sulfur binding region domain-containing protein, with amino-acid sequence MDRNIVYIKDTGILQPDRTKDVYAAFLNGLRDRGMQDSVMAVRVADIGAYNQGVVIKVLPDTTYYNVKDADINRIVDSIKEGKAVQGLAARKEPKQLRIVLRNCGVVDPDNIDDYLARDGYQALKKVLFDLKTPEKTIDEIKKSGLRGRGGAGYPTWMKWNFAKQMVSDQKYVICNGDEGDPGAYMDRSVLEGDPYSVVEGMMIAGFSVGATMGYFYIRAEYPLAVDRVQNAIDRCYERGLLGKNILGSNFNFGLEIRLGAGAFVCGEETALIASIEGRRGTPHPRPPYPSVKGLWEKPTVINNVETLANVPYIILKGGDVFARVGTATSKGTKVFALTGKIKNSGLVEVPMGTTIREIVFDVGGGIFNNKAIKAIQTGGPSGGVIPKDFLNTPVDYENLQKLGSIMGSGGMIVMDEDDCMVDIARFYQRFCFEESCGKCSPCRIGTAQMLNTLSKIAEGMGELSDLDNLRRISQAMQKAALCGLGQTAPNPVVSTLRYYQDEYEVHIINKKCPSKKCRNLLSYKIIPEKCKRCSVCMMNCEAKAITGNKDDGYVINMDKCVRCGKCFEVCKFKAVSKE